One part of the Spiroplasma turonicum genome encodes these proteins:
- a CDS encoding dephospho-CoA kinase, which produces MLIIGLYGLIGSGKTSFAKYIMNSDLRKIFTYINSDDIGKSLLFNNEVKEFIVKEFKMNLVENEIDKKVFRELLFNNNKLNFIYSNFIWPKISIQIKEQIMLTDENKIKVILIESSLIDGLNINFHKKIYIKCNVKSKRLYFKNILDRDGIKTNFLQLKNIFSYQKKIIKKIKYDYKIKNNLENDFFERGMKIIKKILNEFNII; this is translated from the coding sequence ATGTTAATAATCGGTTTATATGGTTTAATAGGTAGTGGCAAAACATCATTTGCAAAATATATAATGAATTCAGATTTAAGGAAAATTTTTACTTATATAAATTCTGATGATATAGGTAAAAGTTTATTATTCAATAATGAAGTAAAAGAATTTATCGTAAAAGAGTTCAAAATGAATTTAGTTGAAAATGAAATTGATAAAAAAGTATTTAGAGAATTATTATTTAATAACAATAAATTAAATTTTATATATAGTAATTTTATATGACCAAAAATATCTATTCAAATAAAAGAACAAATTATGTTAACGGATGAAAATAAAATTAAAGTTATACTAATTGAATCATCTTTAATTGATGGTTTAAATATTAACTTTCATAAAAAAATATATATAAAATGCAATGTTAAATCAAAAAGATTATATTTTAAAAATATTTTAGATAGAGATGGAATTAAAACAAATTTTTTGCAGTTAAAAAATATATTTAGTTATCAAAAGAAAATAATCAAAAAAATAAAATATGATTATAAAATAAAAAATAATCTTGAAAATGATTTTTTTGAAAGGGGAATGAAAATTATAAAAAAAATACTGAATGAATTCAATATTATTTAG
- a CDS encoding Y-family DNA polymerase, with amino-acid sequence MINNNQKKNKVIFLLDMDAFYAGCHIAKNKNLANTNLVVSSPNRRSIILTASYNARKYGIKAGMPIFQAEKLCNNLTIVDVNFQLYIDYSEKVFDLIYYKYTKKIEVASIDECYIDVTKVWKKYGSVKKLALEIIKDVKNKFDLSCSIGVSTNKFLAKMAVDFNKPSGVTVLLEKDIESKIWPMKIKDMFMVGEATEKILINNNIKTIKDLANSNVDFIYKILGKRGLTLWNWANGISDDVVEPDKNDLKNIGNEMTLNYTTTDYIEIETLIYELSSKVSDRAKKRFLSGDTISISLKYLDDNLTKGYNKNERKKHITKQEKLYKSTNNLEEIFTIAKKCFYDLWKGEPVLLIGVRLSNLKNMINSYEQLEIKSWNYENIISINTNYSNDLIYDLKNKFGDNVIFNGEAYNKYKTKNLAQSKYIKLDDIHLSNDQLLEKWKK; translated from the coding sequence ATGATAAACAATAATCAGAAAAAAAATAAAGTTATTTTTTTATTAGACATGGATGCATTTTATGCAGGTTGTCATATTGCTAAAAATAAAAATTTAGCAAATACTAACTTAGTAGTAAGTTCACCAAATCGTAGATCTATTATATTAACTGCAAGTTATAATGCAAGAAAATATGGAATAAAAGCAGGAATGCCTATTTTTCAAGCAGAAAAATTATGTAATAATTTAACTATTGTAGATGTAAACTTTCAACTATATATTGACTATTCAGAAAAGGTTTTTGACCTAATATATTATAAATATACAAAAAAAATTGAAGTTGCTTCAATTGATGAATGCTATATAGATGTAACTAAAGTATGAAAAAAATATGGTAGTGTAAAAAAACTAGCTTTAGAAATTATTAAAGATGTCAAAAACAAATTTGATTTAAGTTGTTCTATAGGTGTAAGCACAAATAAATTCTTAGCAAAAATGGCTGTTGACTTTAACAAACCATCTGGTGTAACTGTTTTATTAGAAAAAGATATTGAATCAAAGATTTGACCAATGAAAATAAAAGATATGTTTATGGTAGGGGAAGCGACTGAAAAAATATTGATTAATAATAATATAAAAACGATTAAAGACCTTGCAAATTCAAATGTAGACTTCATTTATAAAATACTTGGAAAAAGAGGCTTAACACTATGAAATTGAGCAAATGGTATTTCTGATGATGTTGTAGAACCTGATAAGAATGATTTAAAAAATATTGGTAATGAAATGACTCTTAACTATACTACTACAGACTATATAGAAATAGAAACATTAATTTATGAGTTATCAAGCAAAGTTTCAGATAGAGCTAAAAAAAGATTCTTATCAGGAGATACTATCTCAATAAGTCTAAAATATTTAGACGATAATTTAACAAAAGGATATAATAAAAACGAAAGAAAAAAACATATAACAAAACAAGAAAAATTATATAAAAGTACAAATAATCTTGAAGAGATATTCACCATAGCTAAAAAATGTTTTTATGATTTATGAAAAGGGGAGCCAGTTCTATTAATTGGAGTAAGGTTGTCTAATTTAAAGAATATGATAAATTCTTACGAACAATTAGAAATTAAAAGTTGGAATTATGAAAATATTATTAGTATAAATACTAATTATAGTAATGATTTAATATATGATTTAAAAAATAAGTTTGGTGATAATGTAATCTTTAATGGAGAAGCATATAATAAATATAAAACAAAAAATTTAGCACAATCAAAATATATTAAGTTAGATGACATACATCTTTCTAATGATCAACTATTAGAAAAATGAAAAAAGTAG
- a CDS encoding TlyA family RNA methyltransferase, which yields MKERLDQIIVNKCLLDNKSKARAFIMDGKVIVNNEKVTKPGTMFDSEKVIIKILNDQNEFVSRAGRKLQSAVEYWQIDLLNKVCLDIGSSTGGFTDCCLKNNASNVFAIDVGTNQLDYKLRTNSKVISMENTNFRYVNKDNFDRKIDFFCCDVSFISLEKILIPLRDIVEEGTTGVVLIKPQFECDKEDIKNGKINSKDNHIKAIKRVVNYAIENDFRIIDMSYSPILGNKKKNIEYLCYIIKSKNDIKYNFDEIKISNLVKECWIHFYDKQ from the coding sequence ATGAAAGAAAGATTAGATCAAATAATTGTTAATAAATGTTTGCTTGATAATAAAAGTAAAGCTAGAGCATTTATAATGGATGGGAAAGTTATTGTAAATAATGAAAAAGTAACTAAACCAGGAACTATGTTTGATTCTGAAAAAGTAATAATAAAAATATTAAATGATCAAAATGAATTTGTGAGTAGAGCAGGAAGAAAACTTCAATCAGCTGTTGAATATTGACAAATAGATTTATTAAATAAAGTTTGTCTAGATATAGGAAGTTCTACTGGGGGTTTCACTGATTGTTGTCTAAAGAATAATGCTAGTAATGTTTTCGCAATTGATGTTGGTACAAACCAACTTGATTATAAATTACGTACTAATTCAAAGGTTATATCTATGGAAAATACTAACTTTAGATATGTTAACAAAGATAATTTTGATAGAAAAATAGATTTTTTTTGCTGTGATGTTTCGTTTATATCATTAGAAAAAATATTGATACCTTTAAGAGATATAGTTGAGGAAGGTACAACAGGTGTTGTTTTAATAAAACCGCAATTCGAATGTGATAAAGAGGATATTAAAAATGGAAAAATAAATTCTAAAGACAATCACATAAAAGCTATAAAAAGAGTAGTGAACTATGCAATAGAAAATGATTTTAGAATTATAGACATGAGTTACTCACCAATATTAGGCAACAAAAAAAAGAATATAGAGTATTTATGCTATATAATAAAATCAAAAAATGATATAAAATATAATTTTGATGAAATCAAAATATCAAATTTAGTGAAAGAGTGTTGAATACATTTTTATGATAAACAATAA